The following nucleotide sequence is from Cyclobacteriaceae bacterium.
TCGCACGGGTAAGCTATTTGCCTTTGAACACTATGGCATCACGCCCGACATCCTCACCATTGCGAAGGCTTTTGGCGGTGGATTACCCATTGGTGCTTTCATTTCATCGGAAGAGAAAATGAAAGCTTTTACCTTCGATCCAATGCTGGGGCACATCACCACCTTTGGAGGAAATCCGGTATGCTGTGCCTCTGCTTTGGCAACCCTCGAAGTCATTGAAGAGGAAAAGCTTCTCAGTCAGGTAGAAGCTAAAGGCAAAAGAATTGAATCCAGGCTTCAACATCCAAAGGTAAAAGAGATCAGAAGGATCGGACTGATGTTCGCCATCGACTTTGATTCAGAGGAACGCGTGAACAGAATTGTGGAATACGCCAAGCAGCATGGCGTTATCTGCTATTGGTTCTTATCCCATCCCTACAGTTTCAGAATTGCACCTCCACTTACGATAACAGATCAGGAGATCGATGAGGCATGTGGGGTGATCAGGAGAGCGATTGAGAAGAGTTAAGAGAAGGTTGAATCAGAAGTTCTTTCCTCCCAATTGCTATTCACCTTGCGTAGATTAACGAGCCTATTCAACGCAAATTCTGCGTAGAATATCGTCAAAACAGTAGTCTATGGATAGAATAAGCACACGACAGAAATTGATGCTGAATAAACTGCTGGATCATTTTGAAGGAGCCTTGACTTCATCGAAATGGGCCAAGTTGACAAAGTCCTCCCACGATACTGCATTGCGTGATCTTCAGGATCTTGTAACTAAAAATGTTTTAATGAAAGATCCTGCCGGCGGAAGAAGCACCAACTATGTGTTGAACTTCCAGTCTCATTGATTGAATAGTAATGCCTATCCTATCTTCTCAACAATCAGATTATGATTTGTATAGATGCAGATGTCTGCTGCGATGTGAAGGCTTTCACGAACCATTTCTTCTGCTGTCAGATGCGGAGCAAACTTCTTCAAAGCCAACGCCGCAGATTGTGCATACATTGATCCTGAACCGATTGCTGCTACCTGCTGGTCTGGCTCAATCACATCTCCGGTACCAGAGATCATCAATATCTCATCCTTGTTGATCGTGATCAGCATTGCCTCCAGACGACGAAGGATGCGATCCATCCGCCAGTCTTTCGCAAGCTCAATGGCAGCACGTTTCATATTGCCACCATAGGCATTGAGCTTCTCATCAAAACGATCCAGCAGCGTGAAAGCATCGGCCGTAGAGCCGGCAAAACCCACCAGTATCTTCCCGTCCTGAAGCTTACGGATCTTCTTTACATTGCTCTTCGCAACGGTATTACCCAGAGTAGCCTGACC
It contains:
- the hslV gene encoding ATP-dependent protease subunit HslV, which encodes MHATTILAVQHNGQVAIGGDGQATLGNTVAKSNVKKIRKLQDGKILVGFAGSTADAFTLLDRFDEKLNAYGGNMKRAAIELAKDWRMDRILRRLEAMLITINKDEILMISGTGDVIEPDQQVAAIGSGSMYAQSAALALKKFAPHLTAEEMVRESLHIAADICIYTNHNLIVEKIG